The Apium graveolens cultivar Ventura chromosome 6, ASM990537v1, whole genome shotgun sequence genome contains a region encoding:
- the LOC141664513 gene encoding uncharacterized protein LOC141664513 encodes MAESSKHKEGQIGLSFPMLTKTNYTAWAIKMWIFMQAHSVWEAIDPKDPKAAVEDKIDKRALAMIYPSIPEELMLTLAEWKTAKDAWEAIKTVSLGATKVKQAKAQTLKSEFESLNMKDTDQLDDFCMKLNGLVARIRALGETIGEEYVVKKLLRAVLAKFLQIASAIEQFGNIKTMSVEEVIGSLKAHEERLSSQGDSKEEQQLLLTEEEWSRRENNTGKLLLTREEWLRRSNRGGSQVGNDHRDRDNQDGRRRIDRGKLKYFNCGAYGHFSIECRKPRRDKIQRGEANLTQTYDEELALLMAMNNEGADDMILLSEGAGSNTKTLEEDIWYLDNGASNHMAGCHEKFQTLDIKMKGQVKFGDGSLVQIEVKGTIRIVCKNGETRAL; translated from the coding sequence ATGGCTGAGTCGAGCAAGCACAAGGAAGGGCAGATTGGGTTGAGTTTTCCCATGCTAACAAAGACAAATTATACTGCTTGGGCAATAAAGATGTGGATATTTATGCAAGCACATAGCGTGTGGGAAGCAATCGATCCCAAGGATCCAAAGGCTGCTGTGGAAGACAAGATCGACAAGCGAGCTTTGGCTATGATCTATCCGAGTATTCCAGAGGAATTGATGTTGACGCTTGCAGAATGGAAAACCGCAAAGGACGCCTGGGAGGCAATAAAAACGGTGTCACTAGGGGCTACAAAGGTCAAACAAGCAAAGGCTCAAACACTTAAATCTGAATTTGAATCTTTAAATATGAAGGACACAGATCAATTAGATGATTTCTGCATGAAATTAAATGGCCTGGTTGCGAGAATCAGGGCACTTGGAGAGACTATTGGAGAAGAATACGTTGTGAAAAAATTGCTAAGGGCGGTGCTTGCCAAATTTCTGCAAATAGCGTCAGCTATCGAGCAATTTGGAAATATTAAAACTATGTCGGTTGAAGAAGTAATAGGCTCGCTAAAAGCTCACGAGGAACGACTATCTAGTCAAGGTGATAGCAAAGAAGAACAACAACTCCTTTTGACCGAGGAGGAATGGTCACGACGTGAGAACAACACTGGAAAGCTCCTGCTTACACGCGAGGAATGGTTGAGAAGGTCGAATAGAGGTGGGTCTCAGGTTGGAAATGACCACCGTGACAGAGATAATCAGGATGGTCGAAGACGAATTGATAGAGGAAAACTAAAATATTTCAACTGTGGAGCCTATGGTCATTTTTCCATTGAATGTAGAAAACCAAGGAGGGACAAAATACAACGTGGAGAAGCCAATCTAACACAAACATATGACGAAGAACTTGCACTCTTAATGGCCATGAATAATGAAGGTGCAGACGACATGATTCTCTTGTCTGAAGGTGCAGGCTCGAACACAAAAACCTTGGAGGAGGACATCTGGTATCTAGATAATGGGGCAAGTAACCATATGGCTGGGTGCCATGAAAAATTTCAAACTCTGGATATAAAAATGAAGGGGCAGGTTAAATTTGGCGACGGATCTCTAGTACAAATCGAGGTGAAGGGCACAATAAGAATTGTTTGCAAGAATGGCGAGACACGAGCACTATAG
- the LOC141664514 gene encoding uncharacterized protein LOC141664514: MVLQIGTGKHKNVEAIGGLVRQIISVDPPLFASCGHVSQHQAKRGGALGRILSSVQRRGPQGKGVFRKATPLTEYNKRDTSKYCAYHEATGHDTADCRQLKDEIETLIRQGKLTEWVVKEVRRHRTDYHTIPPPPPEDKERVPRAGSIHIILGGSHIGGDSRKAMDRYAREAKDKPLTNINHLSQRPPKLFEREANDIVFKENDAKWVHYPHTDALDIKMKIGTVNVHRAMVDTGSSADVLTYDSYKKLGLLDRELTSTGGHLYGFTGNSIGVKGTIRLPVTIGEEPHVDTQIAIFIGLDQPCAYNVIVGRPLMRAMRMVTSIHHMTIKFPTPTGVGILKSCQYESRVCYNQALKAAESRSASREIAEAGECDVPMEEAEGRKRTRPEGHETCNLISIEELPEHYFEHMGIHVEPRPGALLMEASQPIMLIQEGIVEEASDEEESPEQIAARLRRGKWAHKETTITRDLPDGITHTVTATSERWINPARAHQTKLKDAEGLTITGMGKSSEALADLDPRMPLMVESAGAAEDTIPILVDPNDPSKRLVNKMFKHQLGKTMEAYIDDMLVKSKEARDHVRHLAEMFQILREYRMKLNPQKCVFGVESGKFWGFIVNHRGIEANPAKIQALLEMRSPRRVKDVQSLTGRVAALNRFISKSSDKCQKFFKAIKRAGRNFKWTEECEEAFQNIKKHLSSPPMLSNPKAGETLTLYLAVSDFTISAVLVREEDDVQLPVYYVSKRLADAETRYTSLEKLAYALILASRKLRPYFQAHKIEVRTSYPLRQVMHKPESSGRMLKWTVELGQFEVDYKPRTVIKGQALADFVLEFPPHQEVEPGALVVIPSTEEVGLERQNSAAWWSLYVDGASNDDGAGAGIELISPEAHKIRRATHLAFHATNNDDEYEALINGLKLALEMKVENLNVFSDSIIMVYQINGGYQAKGPRTELYLKCAQRIIARFNEVRLELIPRGQNEGADELAKLGSRRESTLLGTVPLDIQRQPSVPEHEVGSLSNELGPTWMTSILAYIREGSLPDEKNEARRIKYKAARYVIYDKILYIRGFSVPLPKCIYGEECNYILREVHEGICGNHSGEAEPLATITAKKLREFVYRAIVCRYGIPYKLISDNGKQFDSKEMIWYLQCVFCRDDLESVLCA, encoded by the exons atggttctccaaATTGGGACCGGCAAGCATAAGAACGTGGAGGCAATTGGAGGACTTGTTCGTCAGATAATTTCAGTAGACCCTCCACTATTCGCCTCCTGTGGCCACGTTAGCCAACATCAAGCAAAGAGAGGGGGAGCCCTTGGCAGAATACTTTCATCGGTTCAACGCCGAGGTCCCCAAG GGAAGGGGGTATTTAGGAAGGCAACTCCTCTCACAGAATACAATAAAAGAGACACTTCGAAGTATTGTGCGTACCATGAGGCCACCGGACACGATACAGCTGATTGTAGACAACTAAAGGATGAGATCGAGACTTTGATTAGACAAGGGAAGCTTACGGAGTGGGTTGTCAAGGAGGTTCGAAGACACAGGACGGATTATCATACCATCCCTCCTCCACCCCCAGAAGACAAAGAAAGGGTCCCTCGGGCTGGTAGtattcatattattctaggcgggtctcacATTGGTGGAGACAGCCGGAAGGCGATGGACAGATATGCCCGGGAAGCAAAGGATAAGCCACTCACCAACATCAATCATCTAAGCCAAAGGCCCCCGAAGCTCTTTGAAAGGGAGGCCAATGATATCGTGTTTAAGGAGAATGATGCAAAATGGGTGCATTACCCTCATACCGATGCCCTAGAcataaaaatgaagattgggaCGGTGAATGTTCACCGAGCAATGGTGGACACCGGGAGCTCGGCTGATGTGTTGACTTATGATTCCTACAAAAAACTGGGATTATTGGatagagaattaacctcaacaggtGGGCACCTGTACGGGTTCACGGGAAACTCGATCGGAGTGAAAGGGACAATTCGGCTCCCGGTGACCATAGGAGAGGAGCCTCATGTGGACACCCAGATCGCTATATTTATAGGGTTAGACCAGCCTTGTGCCTACAATGTTATAGTGGGCAGACCCCTTATGAGGGCGatgaggatggtgacctcgatcCATCATATGACGATAAAATTCCCAACCCCCACGGGGGTAGGCATCTTGAAGAGTTGTCAATACGAATCCAGAGTCTGCTACAACCAGGCACTCAAGGCGGCCGAGTCAAGAAGTGCCTCAAGGGAGATAGCTGAAGCAGGTGAGTGCGACGTCCCTATGGAAGAGGCAGAGGGCAGGAAAAGAACACGTCCCGAGGGCCACGAGACTTGTAATTTGATCTCAATTGAGGAGTTGCCCGAGCACTACTTCGAGCACATGGGAATTCACGTGGAACCACGCCCAGGGGCCTTGCTAATGGAAGCCTCTCAGCCCATCATGTTGATACAAGAGGGGATTGTAGAGGAagcaagtgatgaagaagagagcccAGAACAAATCGCTGCAAGACTTAGGAGAGGGAAATGGGCACACAAAGAAACAACAATCACTAGGGACCTGCCCGATGGAATCACTCATACTGTAACTGCAACCTCTGAACGCTGGATAAATCCGGCCCGAGCTCACCAGACCAAGCTCAAGGATGCGGAAGGTTTGACAATCACGGGAATGGGAAAATCTAGCGAGGCTCTAGCAGATTTAGACCCGAGAATGCCCCTAATGGTCGAGAGTGCTGGGGCCGCAGAGGACACAATCCCGATCTTGGTAGACCCAAATGATCCCTCCAAG AGGCTGGTGAATAAGATGTTCAAGCATCAATTGGGGAAGACTATGGAGGCCTATATAGATGACATGCTGGTGAAGTCGAAAGAAGCGAGGGATCATGTCCGCCACCTGGCAGAAATGTTCCAGATCCTAAGGGAGTACAGAATGAAGCTCAACCCCCAGAAATGTGTGTTTGGGGTTGAATCGGGGAAGTTTTGGGGATTTATTGTCAACCATAGAGGCATTGAGGCCAACCCAGCCAAGATACAAGCCCTACTCGAGATGAGATCCCCTCGACGAGTGAAGGATGTTCAAAGCTTAACGGGACGAGTGGCTGCCTTGAATCGCTTCATCTCAAAATCCTCCGATAAATGCCAAAAGTTCTTCAAAGCAATTAAAAGAGCGGGGAGGAATTTTAAGTGGACCGAAGAATGTGAGGAAGCCTTTCAGAATATAAAGAAGCATCTCAGCAGCCCTCCAATGTTGTCCAACCCAAAGGCAGGAGAAACTTTGACCCTATACTTGGCTGTCTCCGACTTTACAATAAGTGCGGTATTAGTCCGAGAGGAGGATGATGTCCAGCTCCCGGTATATTATGTGAGCAAAAGGCTAGCCGATGCCGAGACTCGATACACAAGCCTCGAAAAGCTAGCATATGCTCTGATCCTGGCCTCCCGAAAACTCAGGCCCTATTTTCAGGCACATAAGATAGAAGTGCGAACCTCCTACCCCCTCAGACAAGTGATGCATAAACCAGAGTCTTCTGGTCGAATGTTGAAGTGGACGGTTGAGCTCGGCCAATtcgaggtggattataagccaagGACTGTGATCAAAGGCCAAGCCCTGGCCGATTTTGTGCTAGAATTTCCCCCACATCAAGAAGTGGAGCCGGGAGCCCTTGTTGTTATACCTAGCACAGAAGAAGTTGGACTGGAGAGACAAAATAGTGCCGCATGGTGGAGCCTATATGTGGATGGTGCCTCTAATGATGATGGAGCAGGAGCTGGAATCGAGCTAATCAGCCCAGAGGCGCACAAGATCAGACGTGCGACCCATCTGGCCTTTCATGCAACCAACAATGATGATGAGTATGAGGCCCTGATCAACGGTCTCAAGCTAGCTTTGGAAATGAAGGTCGAGAATTTGAATGTGTTTAGTGACTCCATAATTATGGTCTATCAGATAAACGGGGGGTATCAAGCTAAGGGGCCGAGAACAGAGCTTTACCTGAAGTGCGCACAGAGGATAATCGCAAGATTCAACGAGGTGAGGCTGGAACTAATCCCGCGTGGGCAGAATGAAGGCGCGGACGAGCTAGCTAAGCTCGGCTCACGCCGCGAGAGCACTTTGCTAGGGACCGTGCCCCTTGATATACAGAGGCAACCTAGTGTGCCCGAGCACGAGGTGGGCAGCCTCAGTAATGAGCTCGGCCCCACGTGGATGACATCTATTCTAGCATACATAAGAGAAGGTTCACTTCCGGACGAAAAGAACGAGGCAAGGAGGATAAAATACAAAGCAGCCCGCTATGTGATATACGACAAGATTCTATACATAAGAGGGTTCAGTGTTCCTCTTCCCAAATGCATATATGGGGAGGAATGCAACTACATCCTAAGGGAAGTACACGAGGGCATTTgcggcaatcactcggggg aggcCGAACCCCTAGCCACTATCACAGCGAAAAAGCTCAGGGAGTTTGTATACAGGGCTATTGTATGTCGCTATGGCATCCCTTACAAGCTGATATCTGacaatgggaaacaatttgatagcAAGGAGATGATTTGGTATCTTCAATGCGTATTTTGTAGAGACGATTTGGAGAGCGTTTTATGTGCATAA